AGCGAGACCGACGCTTCCTTCACCCCGTCCTCCGCGCGGGCATGCGGAAGCGCGATATGTGGTGCAAGCACAAAGTACGGACCTTTGTCACGGTAAGATTCCACCATGGCATCGGCATAACGTTCTTCCGCTGCTCCCGCTTTCGCCAGCAGCCCGCCTGCCAAGCGGATCGCTTCCTCGGCCGTTTCGGCCTCAACATCCAAGGCAATGAGTGACGGTTCCAAAAATTTCATTCTCATCTCTCCCGAATCCGGTATTCTAATTGGTGCTATGACCGGTTTGTATTTGTTTCAGTATCTGTTCTGTGGTCTTGGCCTCTTGCAATCGGATCAAATTCTTCTCCACTCTGAGCAGGCCCGTCAGCTCCGCCAGTGCTTTCAGGTGGGATTCGCCATCAATCGCCGCCAGTACCAGAACGACCCGGACCTGGTGGCGGGCTTCCCCCGAGAAAGCAACGGGGCGTTCCAGCCGCAGCAGGCTGATGCCCAGCCGTTTGACCCCATCCTGCGGCTTTCCATGCGCAATCGCAATGCCTGGAGCAATGACGATGTAGGGACCCAGTGCCTCCACTTTAGAGACCATTGCATCGATGTAAGTTTCATCGATGTACCCGTCTTTCAGCAGCGGATCAGAGGCTTCACGTATGGCGCTCCGCCAGTCCTCCGTTTCTTGTCTCAAAGTGATCATCCGCTCTGTGAGCAGGTCTGATAGAGCGGGTTTGCGCGCTTCGCTAAGCCATGTTTTCCCTGCGGACAAGTAGTGGCTTAGCTCCTCTGCAAGCCCCGATTCATCCTTCACATCAGCGTATTTATGGACAATGTCCAGCAGCGCTTGTACCGTGTGGACCTGAGTCCTGGATTTACTGCCGGAAACCATGTTGATCCGGTTCAGCAGATGCTCCTTATCCTTATCGCTAAGAATCGGATTCACCAAGAGAACCGGCACTTTGCTGTCCGGCAGTGGTACCGTTGAGAAAATAAAATCCACATCTTCCTCGGAGAACGATTCGAATTGTCGCAGCGACATAACCGCCGTGATATCCACTGACGAGAACAGGTTCTCCAATTGCGATTCCAGCATCCGCGAGGCGGAAATACCGTTAACGCAGACGATGGCTGCTTGCCGCCTTACGGCCGGCTTCGTATTCTCTCTGCGCAGCCAGCCGCCGAAATGCATGGCGAGGTAGCCGATTTCGTTATCGTCAAGCTTTCGTCCCACCAGCT
The window above is part of the Paenibacillus lutimineralis genome. Proteins encoded here:
- a CDS encoding PTS sugar transporter subunit IIA, with translation MKFLEPSLIALDVEAETAEEAIRLAGGLLAKAGAAEERYADAMVESYRDKGPYFVLAPHIALPHARAEDGVKEASVSLLRLRKPVVFGHAANDPVQLVFALGGSSSSEHIAMLRKLTTLLSSPDNVEQFKHAADVETIQQLIRRSES